In Fusarium falciforme chromosome 9, complete sequence, the following are encoded in one genomic region:
- a CDS encoding Imidazoleglycerol-phosphate dehydratase, with translation MASPQPTRWAALARDTNETKIQLALNLDGGSFPPDTDSRLLDDGDSHASQASKSQKIAINTGIGFLDHMLHALAKHSGWSLAINCKGDLHIDDHHTAEDVCIALGYAFAQALGTPTGLARFGYAYAPLDEALSRAVVDLSNRPYSVVDLGLKREFLGQLSTEMVPHCMQSFAQGARITLHVHCLHGDNDHHRAESAFKALALAVKAAITRIPGKEGEVPSTKGTLSA, from the exons ATGGCCTCCCCTCAGCCTACCCGCTGGGCCGCTCTCGCCCGCGACACCAACGAGACCAAGATCCAGCTCGCCCTCAACCTAGACGGCGGCAGCTTTCCTCCGGACACCGACTCCCGTCTTCTCGACGATGGTGACAGCCATGCTTCCCAGGCCAGCAAGTCGCAAAAGATTGCCATCAACACTGGAATTGGCTTCCTCGACCACATGCTCCATGCCCTGGCCAAGCACTCTGGCTGGAGTCTGGCCATAAACTGCAAGGGCGACCTTCACA TTGATGACCACCACACCGCCGAGGATGTCTGCATTGCCCTCGGTTACGCCTTTGCCCAGGCCCTCGGTACTCCTACCGGTCTTGCCCGCTTCGGCTATGCCTACGCTCCTCTCGACGAGGCCCTCTCCCGCGCCGTCGTCGACCTCTCCAACCGCCCCTACAGCGTCGTCGACCTTGGCCTGAAGCGCGAGTTCCTCGGCCAGCTCAGCACCGAGATGGTCCCCCACTGCATGCAGAGTTTCGCCCAGGGTGCCCGTATCACGTTGCACGTCCACTGCCTCCACGGTGACAACGATCACCACCGTGCCGAGAGTGCCTtcaaggctctggctcttgctgtcaaggctgctATCACCAGGATACCGggcaaggagggcgaggtgCCCAGCACCAAGGGTACCTTGAGTGCTTAA
- a CDS encoding Arginine biosynthesis bifunctional protein ArgJ, mitochondrial, whose translation MKRFTRAYSSATTTLGAAPIPASKIKYIPTTGTYPKGFIASGVFVGVKPGNTSKPDLAIISSDRPCAAAGVFTKNKFQAAPVTFSRKLLQQKKNAGLRSVVINSGNANAVTGTGGLEDATNMARTTDQRVGDEDSTLVMSTGVIGQRLPIQKIVDHIPMAYHKAGDSHSHWLNCAKAICTTDTFPKLMSRTFELPSSPGVEYRIAGLTKGAGMIAPNMATLLTVLATDAPIAPAVMPNVLRHAVDRSFNAITIDGDSSTNDTVALLANGAAGGKEIASEQSPDFEVFQGLLTEFSADLAKYIVRDGEGATKFVTIRVVDSASEEAARQVARSIATSPLVKTALYGKDANWGRILCAAGYALISPPGQPINDVPEIVPERTNVSFVPTDGSTELKLLVDGEPEQVNEERASEILAMEDLEILVRLGTGDKSAVHWTCDFSHDYVTINGDYRT comes from the exons ATGAAGAGGTTCACTCGTGCATACTCGTCGGCGACGACCACTCTTGGGGCGGCTCCCATTCCTGCCTCCAAGATCAAGTACATTCCCACCACGGGCACGTACCCCAAGGGCTTCATCGCCTCCGGTGTCTTTGTCGGCGTCAAGCCCGGCAACACCTCCAAGCCCGacctcgccatcatctcctcggaCCGTCCctgcgctgctgctggtgtcTTCACAAAGAACAAGTTCCAGGCCGCACCTGTGACTTTTAGCCGCAAGCTTCTtcagcagaagaagaatgcTGGCCTTCGCAGCGTCGTCATTAACTCGGGCAACGCCAACGCCGTTACCGGCACCGGAGGTCTTGAAGATGCTACCAATATGGCCCGCACCACCGACCAGAgggttggtgatgaggaCTCTACTCTCGTCATGAGCACCGGAGTCATTGGCCAGAG GCTGCCTATTCAAAAGATTGTTGACCACATCCCCATGGCGTATCACAAGGCTGGTGACTCCCACAGCCACTGGCTGAACTGCGCAAAGGCTATCTGCACCACCGACACTTTCCCCAAGCTCATGTCCCGAACTTTCGAGCTGCCATCCTCACCGGGTGTCGAGTACCGCATCGCTGGTCTGACCAAGGGTGCCGGCATGATTGCCCCTAACATGGCCACCCTCCTCACTGTCCTGGCTACCGATGCCCCCATTGCACCTGCTGTCATGCCTAATGTGCTTCGACACGCTGTGGACCGCTCATTTAACGCTATCACTATTGACGGTGACAGCTCTACCAATGACACGGTTGCTCTTTTGGCCAACGGTGCTGCCGGTGGCAAGGAGATTGCTTCTGAGCAGTCCCCTGACTTTGAGGTTTTCCAGGGTCTTCTGACCGAGTTCTCGGCCGACCTGGCCAAGTACATTGTTCGGGATGGTGAGGGTGCTACCAAGTTTGTCACCATTCGTGTTGTCGACAGTGCATCTGAGGAGGCGGCCCGCCAGGTTGCTCGTTCCATTGCCACCTCTCCCCTCGTGAAGACGGCTCTGTATGGAAAGGATGCCAACTGGGGTCGCATTCTGTGCGCCGCTGGTTATGCCTTGATATCTCCTCCTGGGCAGCCTATTAACGATGTTCCCGAGATTGTCCCTGAGCGCACCAACGTCTCTTTCGTCCCCACTGACGGCTCAACCGAGCTGAAGCTCCTGGTGGATGGTGAGCCTGAGCAGGTCAACGAGGAGCGGGCGAGCGAGATCCTGGCGATGGAGGACCTTGAGATCCTTGTCCGACTGGGCACCGGTGACAAGTCGGCTGTGCACTGGACCTGTGATTTCAGCCACGACTATGTGACTATCAACGGTGACTACCGAACTTag
- a CDS encoding MMtag domain-containing protein, protein MDLLSSIRKSGSRGGVNFSWDDVATSSHRENYLGHSLKAPVGRWQKGRDLNWYAKADDESGKDDETGETEEERRERERKEELRKVKEAEEDAMAAALGLPPPVRNSSGANAVEVGTKRQMGPASGPPGDEEPTDGKRERSRRHDDSERRERRRHRSRSRSRDRERRHRRHRRSRSRDHDRDRDEDRPRERNRDRDERRHRRGRDQDDAGEGSDRRRRDRSRDRRRSRSRDHRRRSSSPRPRRRD, encoded by the coding sequence ATGGATCTGCTCTCCAGCATCCGCAAGTCTGGGTCCAGAGGAGGCGTCAACTTCAGCTGGGACGACGTCGCAACCTCGAGCCACCGCGAAAACTACCTCGGACACAGTCTCAAGGCCCCCGTCGGACGATGGCAGAAGGGCCGCGATCTCAACTGGTACGCCAAAGCCGATGACGAATCGGGAAAGGACGATGAGACTGgcgagacggaggaggaacGTCGCGAGAGGGAGCGTAAAGAGGAGCTAcgaaaggtcaaggaggcagAGGAAGATGCCATGGCTGCAGCTCTAGGGCTCCCTCCTCCTGTGCGGAATAGCTCTGGCGCGAACGCAGTCGAAGTCGGGACCAAGCGACAAATGGGACCGGCGAGCGGGCCACCAGGCGACGAGGAACCTACGGACGGAAAGAGGGAACGATCGCGGCGCCATGATGATTCTGAGAGGCGAGAAAGGAGGCGACACCGGAGTCGAAGTCGGAGCCGAGACCGTGAACGTCGCCACAGGAGGCACAGAAGAAGTAGGAGCCGTGATCACGACAGGGACAGAGACGAGGACAGACCCAGAGAGCGGAATCGGGATCGAGATGAGCGCAGACATCGCCGCGGCCGTGACCAAGATGACGCGGGCGAAGGGAGTGATCGACGACGAAGAGATAGGAGCAGGGACCGCCGAcgatcaaggtcaagagaCCATCGCAGACGCAGCTCCAGCCCCAGGCCCCGTCGACGAGACTAA
- a CDS encoding Mediator of RNA polymerase II transcription subunit 6, with product MSNPNDPPLDEIQWRSPIAIANMGGLHSNSILFYFAESPFFERTSNNAVVYNQAMNNSAMFSDIQTREAFEGRLNTMAGLEFRVAEEPAETGPGAGTGVWVIRKQTRRKHYEARDEIIVHASYFVVGENIYMAPTLNDILAARIMTMSSAIARAASSAESIRKWRPSLGHVYQLPSNQPPARSKAQDSAAATPMPEEASKASALPATASQKDDEASLERLVEESLMVHMKYGGEYIDENPITGRPGEFHLSSTGRKVIPPPQITKSEGIGSISGPTINTKVDDKKDDKSKTPKSATMSKPRRKKSKMLSTSTPAAS from the exons ATGTCAAACCCCAACGACCCCCCTCTCGACGAGATCCAATGGCGCTCCCCGATtgccatcgccaacatgGGCGGCCTGCATAGCAACAGCATCCTCTTCTACTTCGCCGAGTCGCCCTTTTTCGAACGCACGTCTAACAATGCCGTCGTCTACAATCAGGCCATGAACAATTCGGCCATGTTCTCCGACATCCAGACCCGCGAGGCCTTTGAGGGCCGTCTTAACACTATGGCTGGACTCGAGTTTCGCGTCGCGGAGGAGCCTGCTGAGACGGGACCTGGGGCTGGTACTGGTGTGTGGGTGATTCGCAAACAGACACGGCGGAAGCACTACGAGGCTAGGGACGAGATCATTGTTCATGCTTCGTACTTTGTGGTGGGAGAGAATATCTATATGGCGCCTACCCTCAATGACATTCTAGCGGCGAGGATC ATGACAATGTCCTCGGCGATCGCGCGAGCAGCATCCTCCGCTGAGAGCATCAGAAAGTGGCGTCCTTCTCTCGGCCACGTCTACCAACTACCCTCGAACCAACCCCCAGCACGATCCAAGGCCCAAGATTCTGCTGCCGCCACGCCAATGCCCGAAGAAGCAAGCAAGGCCTCCGCTCTTCCTGCGACGGCGTCTCAGAAGGACGACGAGGCATCGCTGGAGAGGCTTGTGGAGGAATCTCTCATGGTTCACATGAAATATGGCGGAGAATACATCGATGAGAACCCCATTACTGGTCGCCCAGGAGAGTTCCACCTCTCATCTACTGGCCGCAAGGTCATCCCTCCGCCTCAAATTACCAAGTCTGAGGGCATTGGGAGTATCAGCGGGCCAACTATCAATACCAAGGtggacgacaagaaggacgacaAAAGCAAGACGCCCAAGTCAGCGACCATGTCAAAGCCGCGGcgcaagaagagcaagatgTTGAGCACCAGCACACCCGCTGCATCCTAA
- a CDS encoding Serine/threonine-protein phosphatase has translation MDPESEYNAPPSVEERRNVQVDNAIRAIQEKKPVPEIDFTIHTMEDGAQVSTLERVCKDVQAPAMYKPTDDQFFEDETQTKPDIQFLKQHFYREGRLTEEQALWIIRKGTELLRAEPNLLEMDAPITVCGDVHGQYYDLMKLFEVGGDPAETRYLFLGDYVDRGYFSIECVLYLWCLKIHYPKTLWLLRGNHECRHLTDYFTFKLECKHKYSEVVYEACMESFCALPLAAVMNKQFLCIHGGLSPELHTLDDLKSIDRFREPPTQGLMCDILWADPLEDFGQEKTSDYFLHNHVRGCSYFFSYPAACAFLEKNNLLSIIRAHEAQDAGYRMYRKTRTTGFPSVMTIFSAPNYLDVYNNKAAVLKYENNVMNIRQFNCTPHPYWLPNFMDVFTWSLPFVGEKITDMLIAILSTCSEEELKEETPSSTSPGPASPALSQDPESIEVRRRAIKNKILAIGRLSRVFQVLREESEKVTELKTVSGGRLPAGTLMLGAEGLKNAINTFEDARKVDLQNERLPPTHEEVVKHQEEERQTALQKAAEEANNDTKLQQLSRRLSTDRKSRPASSSS, from the exons ATGGACCCCGAGAGCGAGTACAACGCTCCGCCCTCTGTTGAGGAGCGGCGCAACGTCCAGGTCGATAATGCAATCCGCGCGAttcaggagaagaagcccgtcCCCGAGATCGACTTCACCATCCATACCATGGAGGATGGCGCCCAGGTCAGCACCTTGGAGCGTGTGTGCAAAG ATGTCCAAGCACCCGCCATGTACAAGCCTACGGACGACCAGTTCTTCGAGGACGAGACTCAGACCAAGCCCGACATTCAATTCCTCAAGCAGCATTTCTATCGCGAGGGCCGCCTCACCGAGGAGCAGGCTCTCTGGATCATTCGCAAGGGTACAGAGCTCCTGCGCGCCGAGCCCAACCTTCTCGAGATGGATGCCCCCATCACTGTCTGCGGTGACGTCCACGGCCAGTACTACGATCTCATGAAGCTGTTCGAAGTTGGCGGCGACCCTGCCGAGACCCGATACCTGTTCCTCGGTGACTACGTCGACCGTGGCTACTTCAGTATAGAGTGTGTCCTCTACCTGTGGTGTCTGAAGATTCACTACCCCAAGACCCTCTGGCTGCTGCGAGGAAACCACGAGTGTCGCCATTTGACCGACTACTTCACCTTCAAGCTCGAGTGCAAGCACAAGTACTCCGAGGTCGTGTACGAGGCCTGCATGGAGTCCTTCTGCGCCCTTCCTCTCGCCGCTGTCATGAACAAGCAGTTCCTCTGCATTCATGGTGGCCTGAGCCCCGAGCTCCATACTCTCGATGACCTAAAAAGC ATTGACCGTTTCCGCGAGCCTCCCACCCAGGGCCTCATGTGCGACATCCTCTGGGCCGATCCCCTTGAAGACTTTGGCCAGGAAAAGACCAGCGACTACTTCTTGCACAACCATGTCCGAGGTTGCTCGTACTTCTTCTCTTACCCTGCCGCCTGCGCCTTCTTGGAGAAGAATAATCTTCTCTCCATTATCCGCGCCCACGAGGCCCAAGATGCTGGTTACCGAATGTATCGCAAGACCCGAACCACTGGTTTCCCCAGCGTCATGACCATTTTCTCCGCTCCCAACTACCTCGATGTTTACAACAATAAGGCCGCTGTTTTGAAGTATGAGAACAACGTCATGAACATCCGACAGTTCAACTGCACTCCTCACCCTTACTGGCTCCCCAACTTCATGGACGTCTTCACCTGGTCTCTGCCTTTCGTTGGAGAGAAGATCACCGATATGCTCATCGCCATTCTCAGCACTTGCTCCGAGGAAGAGCTTAAGGAGGAGACGCCCTCTTCTACCTCTCCTGGGCCCGCTTCACCTGCACTGTCCCAGGATCCCGAGTCGATCGAGGTCAGGCGAAGAgccatcaagaacaagattCTCGCCATTGGACGATTGTCCCGTGTGTTCCAGGTTCTGCGAGAGGAGTCGGAGAAGGTCACGGAGCTCAAGACTGTCTCTGGTGGAAGACTGCCGGCTGGTACACTCATGCTGGGTGCTGAGGGTCTGAAGAACGCCATCAACACATTCGAAGACGCTCGAAAGGTTGATTTGCAGAACGAGAGGCTGCCCCCTACACATGAGGAGGTTGTGAAGCatcaggaggaggagcgacaGACGGCGCTGCAGAAGGCCGCAGAGGAGGCCAACAATGATACCAAGTTGCAGCAGCTGTCCAGGAGACTGAGCAC GGATCGCAAGAGTCGAccagcttcatcatcgtcatga